A single Prevotella sp. E15-22 DNA region contains:
- a CDS encoding AMP-binding protein, whose protein sequence is MNTGSSFNKLIYDAIIKNWDADALTDYQGATLQFHDVARKIEKLHIVFENCGIQKGDKIAICGRNSAHWAVTFLATLTYGAVAVPILHEFNAEQIHNIVNHSEAKALFVGDFVAKEIDPEQMPNLEGIVFMPDFSLMVSRSEKLTYAREHLNMMFGSKYPRAFRQEHVHYHEDQPEELALINYTSGTTGFSKGVMLPYRTLCSNVQFVIDRLSKEVKAGDPLLDILPMAHMYGLAIEFLFGFCNGCHLFFLNRLPSPTLIAKAFTDIRPTLVVSVPLIIEKIIRKKVFPVIQTPRVKLLLSMPIVSHKVKTRIRQQVYEAFGGRAYEVIVGGAALSKEVEEFLLSINFPVTVGYGATECAPLISYRDYKEFAPSSCGCPVDRMEVRIVSNDPENVPGEIITRGTNVMLGYYKNEEATRQVIDEEGWYHTGDLGTMDADKNIYIRGRIKNMLLGANGQNVYPEEIEDKLNSMPMVSESLIVQDGDKLVAMIYPDQDETASLGQEELEAVMEQNRENLNEMLPNFSRISRVVIRDEEFLKTPKKSIKRYLYHV, encoded by the coding sequence ATGAACACTGGTTCTAGTTTTAATAAACTCATCTATGACGCTATCATCAAAAACTGGGATGCCGATGCCCTGACAGACTATCAAGGCGCAACGCTTCAGTTTCACGATGTGGCAAGAAAAATCGAAAAACTACATATCGTTTTCGAGAACTGTGGTATTCAGAAAGGAGACAAGATTGCCATCTGCGGACGCAACTCTGCCCACTGGGCCGTTACTTTCCTGGCAACGCTGACCTATGGGGCCGTGGCTGTGCCCATTCTGCATGAGTTTAATGCAGAGCAGATTCACAATATCGTGAACCATTCGGAGGCGAAGGCCTTGTTTGTGGGCGACTTCGTGGCTAAGGAGATTGACCCTGAGCAGATGCCCAACCTGGAAGGCATCGTCTTTATGCCCGACTTCTCGTTGATGGTGTCGCGTTCGGAGAAGTTGACTTATGCGCGCGAACATTTAAATATGATGTTCGGCTCGAAATATCCTCGTGCGTTCCGTCAGGAGCATGTGCACTATCACGAGGACCAGCCCGAGGAGTTGGCATTGATTAACTATACCAGTGGCACAACAGGCTTCTCGAAGGGAGTCATGCTGCCCTATCGCACCCTTTGTAGCAATGTGCAGTTTGTCATCGACCGTCTGTCGAAGGAGGTGAAAGCGGGCGACCCGCTGCTCGACATCCTGCCCATGGCTCACATGTATGGCCTCGCCATCGAATTTTTGTTCGGCTTCTGCAATGGTTGTCACCTGTTCTTCCTCAACCGCCTGCCTTCGCCTACACTCATTGCCAAGGCTTTCACCGACATTAGACCCACACTGGTGGTGTCGGTGCCCCTGATCATCGAGAAGATTATCCGCAAGAAGGTGTTCCCTGTGATTCAGACGCCAAGGGTGAAACTGCTGCTGTCTATGCCTATCGTTTCGCATAAGGTGAAGACGCGCATTCGCCAGCAGGTGTATGAGGCCTTTGGCGGCCGTGCCTACGAGGTGATCGTGGGTGGCGCTGCCTTGTCGAAAGAGGTGGAGGAGTTTCTGCTGAGCATCAACTTCCCCGTCACCGTGGGCTATGGCGCCACAGAGTGCGCACCACTCATCAGCTATCGCGACTACAAGGAGTTTGCTCCCAGCTCGTGCGGCTGTCCTGTGGACAGAATGGAGGTGCGCATCGTGAGCAACGACCCTGAGAATGTGCCTGGCGAGATTATCACACGAGGCACCAACGTGATGCTGGGCTATTACAAGAACGAGGAGGCCACCCGTCAGGTGATTGACGAGGAGGGCTGGTATCATACTGGCGACCTGGGCACGATGGATGCCGACAAGAACATCTATATCCGTGGTCGCATCAAGAACATGCTGCTGGGTGCCAACGGACAGAACGTGTATCCTGAGGAAATTGAGGACAAGTTGAACTCAATGCCTATGGTGAGCGAGAGCCTGATTGTGCAGGACGGCGACAAGCTGGTGGCCATGATCTATCCAGACCAGGACGAGACTGCCAGTCTGGGACAGGAGGAACTGGAGGCCGTGATGGAGCAGAACCGTGAGAACCTGAACGAGATGCTGCCTAACTTCAGTCGCATCAGCCGCGTTGTGATTCGCGACGAGGAATTTTTGAAAACACCTAAGAAGAGCATTAAACGCTATCTATACCACGTATAA
- a CDS encoding FtsX-like permease family protein: MNFPLFIAKRIYSDQGDRRKVSRPAIRIATVGVAIGLAVMIITVSVVLGFKHTVRDKVVGFGSHIQVYNLQGNIFPICINDSTLKAYEEADGVRHAERFAMTQGILKTNDDFLGVILKGVGSEYDTQFLQDCLVEGELPTFSDGKSKYPLVVSKTMADKLRLHVGDRLFAYFIGNDDVRTRRFTVSAIYQTNMKRFDDMMCLTDLSVTQRLNGWDSLQCTGAEVLVNDFDRLKETNRNLLDILHGKGDRDNEMSVSYTITDIYPQVFSWLELLDINVWIILGLMIAVAGFTMISGLLIIILERTQMIGILKALGARNATIRRTFLWFAVFIIGRGLLWGNIIGLGIVLLQKYTGLVKLDAQTYYVNEAPMEVNLVLIALINIVTLLVSVFVLIAPSYLVSHIHPARSMHYE, encoded by the coding sequence TTGAACTTCCCATTATTCATAGCCAAGAGAATTTATAGCGATCAGGGCGACCGCCGCAAGGTGAGCCGCCCGGCTATTCGCATAGCCACCGTGGGTGTGGCCATCGGACTGGCCGTGATGATTATCACGGTGAGCGTGGTGCTGGGATTCAAGCACACCGTTCGCGACAAGGTGGTGGGCTTTGGCAGTCATATCCAGGTGTACAACCTGCAGGGCAACATCTTCCCCATCTGCATCAACGACAGTACGCTGAAGGCCTATGAGGAGGCTGACGGCGTGCGCCATGCTGAGCGCTTTGCCATGACGCAGGGCATCCTGAAAACGAACGATGATTTTCTGGGGGTGATCCTTAAGGGCGTGGGCAGCGAATACGACACGCAGTTCCTGCAAGACTGCCTGGTGGAGGGTGAACTGCCGACTTTCTCGGATGGGAAATCGAAATACCCGCTGGTGGTGTCGAAGACCATGGCGGATAAGTTGCGCCTGCATGTGGGCGACCGTCTGTTTGCTTATTTCATTGGCAACGACGATGTGCGCACGCGTCGCTTTACGGTGAGTGCCATCTACCAGACCAACATGAAGCGCTTCGACGATATGATGTGTCTGACGGACCTCAGCGTGACGCAACGACTGAATGGCTGGGACAGTCTGCAGTGTACGGGTGCTGAGGTGCTGGTGAACGACTTCGACCGACTGAAGGAGACGAACCGCAACCTGCTGGACATCCTGCACGGCAAGGGCGATCGCGACAACGAGATGTCGGTGAGCTATACTATCACGGATATCTATCCGCAGGTGTTCTCGTGGCTCGAACTGCTCGACATCAACGTGTGGATCATCCTGGGACTGATGATTGCCGTGGCGGGCTTCACCATGATTAGTGGACTGCTCATCATCATCCTGGAGCGCACGCAGATGATTGGCATACTCAAGGCGCTGGGTGCTCGCAATGCCACCATAAGGCGCACGTTCCTGTGGTTTGCCGTGTTTATTATTGGGCGTGGACTGCTGTGGGGCAACATCATCGGACTGGGCATCGTGCTGCTGCAGAAATATACGGGTCTGGTGAAGCTGGATGCGCAGACCTACTATGTGAACGAGGCGCCCATGGAGGTGAACCTGGTGCTGATTGCCCTGATTAACATCGTGACGCTATTGGTGAGCGTCTTTGTGCTGATTGCGCCAAGCTATCTGGTGTCGCACATCCATCCGGCACGCTCCATGCACTACGAATAG
- a CDS encoding pyridoxal phosphate-dependent aminotransferase, with the protein MPEISVRGLEMPESPIRKLAPLAVAAKKRGTKVYHLNIGQPDLPTPQVGLDALKTIDREILEYSPSQGYQSYREKLVSYYAKYNINVTADDIIITSGGSEAVLFAFLSCLNPGDEIIVPEPAYANYMAFAISAGAKIRTIATTIEEGFSLPKVEKFEELINERTRAIMICNPNNPTGYLYTRREMNQIRDLVKKYDLYLFSDEVYREYIYTGSPYISACHLEGIEQNVILIDSVSKRYSECGIRVGALITKNKEVRAAVMKFCQARLSPPLIGQIVAEASLDAPEEYYRDVYDEYVERRKCLIDGLNRIPGVYSPIPMGAFYTVAKLPVDDAEKFCRWCLSDFEYEGQTVMMAPAAGFYTTPGAGINQVRIAYVLKKEDLMKALVVLQKALEAYPGRVSE; encoded by the coding sequence ATGCCTGAAATATCAGTACGCGGTCTGGAGATGCCCGAGTCGCCTATCAGGAAACTGGCTCCCCTCGCCGTTGCCGCCAAGAAACGCGGCACAAAAGTGTATCATCTGAACATCGGACAGCCCGACCTGCCTACACCACAGGTTGGACTGGATGCTTTGAAGACCATCGATCGCGAGATTCTGGAATACTCGCCTTCGCAGGGCTATCAGAGCTATCGCGAGAAGTTGGTGAGCTATTACGCCAAATACAATATCAACGTGACGGCCGACGATATCATCATCACATCGGGCGGTAGCGAGGCTGTGCTCTTTGCCTTCCTCAGCTGTCTGAACCCTGGCGACGAGATTATCGTGCCCGAGCCTGCCTACGCCAACTACATGGCCTTTGCCATCTCGGCTGGCGCCAAGATCCGTACCATCGCCACCACCATCGAGGAGGGCTTTTCACTGCCCAAGGTGGAGAAGTTTGAGGAGCTGATCAACGAGCGCACTCGCGCCATCATGATTTGCAACCCCAACAACCCCACGGGCTATCTGTACACCCGTCGCGAGATGAACCAGATTCGCGACCTGGTGAAGAAATACGACCTCTATCTGTTCTCGGACGAGGTGTATCGTGAATATATCTACACGGGCTCTCCCTATATCTCGGCCTGCCATCTGGAGGGCATCGAGCAGAACGTCATCCTGATTGACTCTGTGTCGAAGCGCTATTCGGAGTGTGGCATCCGTGTGGGTGCGCTGATCACGAAGAACAAGGAGGTGCGCGCTGCCGTGATGAAGTTCTGTCAGGCCCGACTCTCTCCCCCATTGATTGGACAGATTGTGGCCGAGGCTTCGCTGGATGCGCCTGAGGAATACTATCGTGATGTTTACGATGAGTATGTGGAGCGCCGTAAGTGCCTGATTGACGGACTGAACCGCATTCCTGGCGTTTATTCGCCCATCCCCATGGGTGCTTTCTATACGGTGGCCAAACTGCCTGTTGACGATGCTGAGAAGTTCTGCCGCTGGTGTCTGTCGGATTTCGAGTACGAGGGACAGACGGTGATGATGGCTCCTGCCGCTGGCTTCTATACCACGCCTGGCGCTGGCATCAATCAGGTGCGTATTGCCTACGTGCTGAAGAAGGAGGACCTGATGAAGGCGCTCGTGGTGCTGCAGAAGGCTCTGGAGGCCTATCCGGGGAGAGTGAGTGAGTAG
- a CDS encoding DUF4494 domain-containing protein, which yields MRSRTANWFECKIRYEKTMEDGLQKKVTEAYVVDALSFSEAEERIIEEMSSYISGEFTVTDIKKAPYGEIFFSDQELADRWYKAKLQFITIDEKTEKEKKSNVNYLVQAGSFNGAVKNLDEVMGGTMIDYTIASVAETQLMDVFEHVAKGAAKADDKPEYEG from the coding sequence ATGAGAAGTAGAACAGCAAACTGGTTTGAATGTAAGATACGTTATGAGAAGACCATGGAAGACGGTCTTCAGAAAAAGGTGACCGAGGCCTATGTCGTTGACGCCCTGAGCTTTAGCGAGGCCGAGGAGCGCATTATCGAAGAGATGTCGTCGTATATCAGCGGCGAGTTCACCGTCACCGACATCAAGAAGGCCCCCTATGGCGAGATCTTCTTCAGCGACCAGGAGTTGGCCGACCGTTGGTATAAGGCCAAGCTGCAGTTTATCACCATCGACGAGAAGACCGAGAAAGAGAAGAAGTCAAACGTGAACTACCTGGTGCAGGCCGGCTCGTTCAATGGCGCCGTGAAAAACCTCGACGAGGTGATGGGTGGCACCATGATCGACTATACCATTGCCAGCGTGGCCGAGACCCAGCTGATGGATGTCTTTGAACATGTGGCCAAGGGCGCTGCCAAGGCCGATGATAAGCCAGAGTACGAAGGCTAA